The genomic stretch ttaaactgtggtttatcacacctgagttacatttctctagccacacccaggcctgattactgccacacctgttcacaatcaagaaatctctaaAATACTACCTGCCtaacaaagtgaagtagaccaaaagatcctcaaaagctagacatcatgacgCGATCCAaggaaattcagaaacaaacgAGAAAGTAATtaagatctatcagtctggaaacggttataaagccatttctaaagctttggcacttcagcgaaccacagtgagagccattattcacaaatggcaaaaacatggaacagtggagaacctgcCCAAGAGTGGCCGACCGACCAGAAtgaccccaagagcacagcaacaactcatccaagaggtcacaaaagaccccacaacaacatccaaagaactgcaggcctcacttggcTTAGTTAAGGTCGGTTCATGACTctaccataagaaagagactgggcaaaaatggtctgtaTGGCAGAGCTCCATGACGGAAACCGctgaaggaaaaacaaaatgaagactttggagtggcctagttcaagtcctgacctgaatcctattgagattcTGTGGCATGATCTTAAAAAGGCGGTACATGCTCGAAAAACCCtgcaatgtggctgaattacaacgattctgcatagatgagtttACCAAAactcctccacagcgctgtaacagatcattgcaagttatcgtaaatgcttgattgcagttgttgctgctaagggtggcccaaccagttattagttttaggggcaaatactttttcacacacagctgtgtgttttggattttgttttccctcaataataaaaaccttcttttaaaaactgtaaacattaaagtgtgacaaatctgcaaaaaaataaatcgggGATCACTGTATATTTCACGTGCGCTTTGTAGATATAACGGACCTTAAGTTTTAAAGAGAATTATTTCCTAAATCTAAGGTGACATTTGTCATGTTTCTATGCAACGGTTTCAGTGTAatcaattaaatgtttatgCAGGCAGGAATAAAGAAATTCAGTTTACCCCCACATTACATCTAATCCTACTGTAATGCATGTATTCATCAGCTTTAGGTGTCAGCATTACCATAgcaacaatgtgtgtgtgtgtgagagagaaagaaagagtcatGCCGGCGTGTAAAACGGAGCAAACCTAACAAGTGGCCGACTCCACATGTGCTTATTAAACTGAAAGATAGAAGAACTCATTTTGGCTCACATCAGTTTTACTTTAGAATTGCAGGTCTCTGccttcttctaaaaaaaaaaaaaggctgattgGGCAGTTGACTTGTACATGTTGACTTCTGGAAGCTCCACCCCcttttttgcatgatttttcAGACTTGCAAAGGTCtgactttctctctctaaaAATAGTTtggagttttaaaaaaaaaaccaactttATAAACACTTCAGTAACATATGGGGTTTGTTGGTTAATTAtcctgttttatttctaaaacacacccaaacacGATTCTGTAACGATTTCCCCACAGTGTACAGAGTCATCAAGAACCAGCCGCCGCCCATCCTCTCCATCGAACTGGACCATAACCCGTTTAAGTGTCAGGTGCCAGGCTGCACCAAGTCCTTCCGCAAGGCGTCTCTGCTGCACTATCACATGAAGTACTACCACTCTGAGAGCGAGCTGTGCTCTTCACAcagcccccacacacacaactccGAATCTCAGGCCCAGGAGAGCCACATGCACAGCTCCGAGACTCCTCGCAGACGCCGCACCGTTTCTGCATCATTAGGTAAGTCCGTGTTGTGGAAATGGTTCCaacaaggctttttttttttattttatttttgttttattttagggacaaataaatgaatatgccAAAATTCTCCagtttatctttaataaattcTCCAACTGGTGTGAGTCTTTATCCCCTACACCCCCATCCCCCAtcctgattatttaaaaaaagaaagcgtGTGGGTGTCTCATTCTGTCGCTTTCTCGTACACAGACACTCCGTCTCCGCTGAGTGACAGTAAATCCAGTCACACCCCGTCACCCCATACTACCAACGGTGTGCATCGTCAGCGCAGCTCCTCCCACTGCGAGAGGAGCAAAGAGAACCAGCACACCAACCGCACGCTCCATGACGACAGAGACTGGGTCACCATGGAAACGGGTATGGGAGTGCATCCCCCCCTTTTTCACATCTACTGCTGCACATGAAATACTCCTGCTATGAATGAAAGCTTGAATATATTTctaatttgtgacatttgttTGGGGCTAGAACGAGAGAAGCGGAGAGACAAGAAGCAGAGGGACTTTTGTATTAAgccaaagaagaaaagaaggaagaaaaagaggtCAAAGTCAGGTAAGACCGTTGGACATGTGGCTTAATCTCTCTCCTCTGTTCAAGTGCTTTTCTTTCATATAGGCCtttcagacagacacacacacacacatgctcatgtTCACTTCAGAGCCATGCTGTCTCTGTAAtgatcttatttatttagttaaataTTTTCAACCTGATGTATAATCTCACATTTTATTAGTTAGTAGCATTACGTACCTTTTAGACTAGTCCTTGCTGTAGAAATCACTATAATGGTCTTTGGCAATTACTGTGTGGAAGATCAGCCACACTGTTAACATACTTAAACAAGACAATGTAGCTGTGTCTAATATAATCTGTTTAGCTTTTGCCACACGTTCGGAAATTCACTATAAGTAGTACACCAATCAGGTGCCTGGAAATATTCACGGTCCCGTATCACATACTACTTTTGACCTGACTTTGATCCAGAACTCAAATCACATTTCACTTGTGTTctgcttttaaatgtttgttactttgttgttttttgtatcACCTGCTTCATGATCATGAGCTGAGAAATTACATCCATTCATCTAGATCCCTTTAAAGCATTCCGTTTGTCTCTGTGTGGGACAGCACTCCCGAGCACTACAGTACAGGAATGCTTCCCGCTGCTAGCTTGGCTAACTTTCCCGGCAGTGCTCCTATAACTCGGCTTTGTAGATAACTTTATAGATGCTGCTCAGAGATGCCGGTGTCGCCTGTGAATTCCTTGTTTCCCGGAAGCTCctttgtctgtgtgtggatGATAAGTGTCTTGTATGTCCTAATACCTCCCTGGCATCTGCTCTCCCTTCCTCCGACAGACTCTCACGGCTGTGATAAGAGCAATGGCTTTAGCTCGTACCCCTGCAATCCAAATCTGTCTCTCAAATTGCCCCCCTCCCACAAACACCGCTCCTACGCTGCACCCTTCTCTGAACCAGAGCTCGATGATGGTGGGTATCAAACACATTGGCCCGTTTTCAAACAGGCTTCCTAGTCTGCTTTTAGTCTGCGCTTTAATGTTTCCCTTTTCTCAGTTCTCTGTCTCGCTCAtatcccttctttctttcccaaTCCGGGTCACATTATATGTGTTTGTGAGGTTTGAGTTGTTTTCCGAGCTTTTTCTTCACCATCGGTTTCCTGTGCTGCAGGCGAAGACAGCGGCAGCGACTGGTCAACAGACAGCCCTCTGTGGAGCGAGGAGGAGTCGGAGACGGGGCTCGATCTGAGCACGTCTTTCTCTGAGCAAGGGGTGGAGACGGTGGGTCATGACTCAGAGATAGTGCGCTGTGTGTGCGAGGTACAGGAGGAGAACGACTTCATGATCCAGGTGGGCTTGCtttgcccaaaaaaaaaaaaaaaaaagtgttttagatTTGGACATTCGTGGCTTATATTTAGGGGAAAGCAGGCAGAATTGTAGCTCCTTTATTTATACAAACTCCATCTTTTTATAGCCCCACCTTAGTATTTGCGGAAGCATTATGTCTGCGTGCCCGTTCGAGTTTCTGAACAACACGTTATTGATTGTAGGATTTGTATGAAATTATAACTAAGCTGAATTTTGGGAATTGATTGGCATTGAAGTTGACCTTCAAGCAAGGTCTCAGAACTGGCCTTGTTTTCTAGCGTCCTTACTGTTTCTAATTCAGACGTGTCATGAGTGGTACGTACTTATTCAGTACGTCAATCTGTTGGTGTCAATTTTTGTTCGAGCAATATCTTAGAAATTAGTGGAAAAATTATGAATTTGTAAGGACCCATCTTGCATTCACCTGATGAATCGATTTCACTTTTATTGATTTACACATTGCCATGGTGTATTTGAAAGATATTTGAGTCAAACATTTTGATAAGTCTACTTGTTGGCAGTGGAGATTTCCTTGTTGTGATCAAGTTATACATGTTTCATTTAGTCAGTCAGCCCAGGAGGGTAAAACATGGGGGCCAGTGTGGCACTTAGAAAATTCATCTTGTTGATTTGAATATAAGGATATTTGTGAAGTGTCATTTCAGTCTCCTCCTTAAAATAATTAGttatattaccgtatttttcggactataagccgctacttttttcccacgttttgaaccccgcggcttaaacaacgaagcggctaatttatggatttttcctgggtttttcccgctttcacaaacttcaagccaaaaaactgaaccccataacattagaccaatgaaatttccgaacggaaactaaaaaacgcacctcacctcttctgagctgcacggcatcgggagaaaaactttcaccggtgttgatttttaaacacacgacgatgccaaaagataaactcccgagagaaatacagtagttgtgaaaggaaggaggaagacagtgaacaatgacttacttggtaggctactgtttagatacaagccgttgtaacgcgttgagtctgggtgaagggagagctcactaactccagttgcaaataaaatcatataagcacagacaggtttccaaaactcggcttttttatttttcttggcaacagcgttacgggttagtcaaagaaacttagaaatgagcatcagaaaataatgagcacataaccctcagtctcacacgcgcacacacacgcagtaatacatATACAatagaatgcagtgacgtgctgttcccaaaatgccgctctgctcctaaaggagccacaacatatttcacccgttacaccgtgtaacagacactgtctttcggtaaagcctgtgtaaagttcattagtttcagtgcggcttatacacaaggtgcggcttatttatgttaaaaataaaaatatttgtaaaattcagtgggtgcggcttatagaaggcgctttatagtccggaaattgcgatatttattaacaaataaatctaGGTCATAAAATACATCTAAATCTTAGTTgggtgtatttttattaatattatattatgttatacaTCTTAGTTAGGTATATAATCAGTGTTGTAGCAACGCTTACATGTTATCTTTAGCCTCCTTATTTCCCCAGACACAGAAAACACCCCAGACAGCAGTTATCTGTAGAAGGGCTAATTATCTGTGCCTTTAGTGTTAGTCTAgggcttaaaaaaaattgtgaccGTAAGAGGGTGATTCAAGtaattataatttgtatttaaattatttttttgactATGGAAGGGctgtgtgtgtacgtatgtgTATGTCTATAATAAAGGAAATATAAATCACTTCCTAATAGACATGTTGggcaggggggaaaaatttggtATGGAGATTGCAGCCAAGCACTGGCTTAGTGAACttagtaaacattttttatatattttcaatacaaaaattgaaacttgtatattatatagattcatcacacacagacttatatatttcaagtgttttatttttcattttgataatttttgctcacatttaacaaaaacccaccaattcatgCTCACAAAAATCTAAAGGCTTACCTTCTTAGTGCATTCCTGACAGTTTTGTGCTTCTTGAattgtccacatacttttggctacATCATGTATACTGCATATTTAGTTAAGCATTCGTTGTCTTTCTGGACAAAATGATTCTAGACCGGAAAAAAGTTTTGTCACGTTGTTTACACGCATGTGCAGAGTGAAGTGAGCGAGTGTGTATAAGTAGTAAACTTCaccttcattttttatttttttgcttcccTTATCAGTGTGATGAGTGTTTATGCTGGCAGCATGGCACGTGCATGGGCCTGTATGAGGACAGCGTCCCTGACACCTACAGCTGCTACATCTGCAGGGACCCACCTGGTGAGCTCGCCTTAATCTCCACTCTCAGTGACCGCCATGAAATAAGCTTTGTTCCATTGTTACCTGTCCAGTGGTGCAGaactaaatgtattatttatgatATTGGGTATCATAGGATCATAATCTGCATGCTGATGTTGAGCTGAATATTTTTCTCCTATCTGTGATGGAACTTTTGTATTTGTCAGATGGTTccttgtaatatatatatatatatatatatatatatatatatatatatatatatatatatatatatatatatatatatatatatatatatatatatatatatatataatctctctctctctctctctctctctctctctctctgtaaaatATAGAGATATATCTATATCTCAGACTTAATAGAttataatgtgatttattttgtttctgaaTGTATTGTGTTTAGCTCAGCGACAGAGTCAGCGCTACTGGTACGATAAGGACTGGCTCAGCAGCGGTCACATGTATGGCCTGCCTTTCTTAGAAGAAAACTACTCGCATCAGAACAGCAAGAAAATGGCAGCCACACACCAGCTCCTGGGCGACGTGCACCGCGTGTTTGAAGTGCTCAACGGCCTCCAGCTCAAAATGAGCATCCTGCAGTAGGTTCCACtacttttatttactacataaaTATTGTGCAAGGAATTcctgacattaaaaaaaaaaaaagattttaaagagTAACCTTGATTATTGCTTAATCTGTTGGAAGAGAGATAAGGAACATTTCAGAGGAGAATCTCAGCTATTCTACACCACCCATtcacatttttctctctgttaaacactgattaatgTAGTCAGTAAGTCACTTTTGATTTGGTTTCAAAAAAGAATCAaccagaatatttttattttattttattttatttttttgaggcAGAGGCCAAACATGAATtgaaaaactaacaaaaagaaagcaagcaGGAAATGGACATTTTGAGCCTCGGTCAGTAAAAGTAGTAGAGGCCACACTGGACTtttgtttcaatgttttttgtattgttgCTGGGTGACCCTCATCCACTCGCTTTGAGTCCCTAGAGATTTGAAGTAGATTTCaaggttgtttttctttttccctgcgTGGACATTAAtgttagtaataaataatacagctgATATAACCGACCCCTCGGAAACTCATTGTAACGTCCAATATACCTATAAATCCtaaatttgtgtttttgctaTATCACGCTGAGCCCTGTATTTGTTTGTCCAATAGAGCTCAGGCTCATCCCGACTTGAAGCTGTGGCGGCAGCCCTGGAAGCCCTCCGACGGCATTCTCAGGAAGGGCACCGGGCATTCCGGCCTGACCACGCCCTCTCCCTCGTCCCCTCGCACAGCAGACTCCACGGATGGTGAACAGGTCAATCCCAAACAGCCCGTGAATCCCACCTGCTCCTTCCAGACGTCTTACATCAGCAGCGAGCACTGCTACCAAAAACCACATGCGTATTATCCTGCGCTGGAGCAGCGGTTGGTGGTGGAGACGCGCAACACTGAAGAGCTTCTGGAGCTCGAGACACGCAGACTGCAGCTGACCAATGCTAAGGTGATTTAACACTGCTCCAGTGTTGATGTGTTTAAGTTTGATTGGTTAATCAGGGTCTAGATAGAGAACAATTGGGTAAAAGATGAGGGGGGGgaaggttacaaaaaaaaaagaatagctaAAAAGAGATTGGAATTCAACAGGCAGAATATATAgcaatgaattatttaaatttctttcaGCTATCATAATGACTAATTTCTTAAATGCAATTTAACATTTCTGCTGATTTATGTTTGATTCTCTTTTAGCTGAGACTCTATGAAAGCACAGAACTGCAATCATTTAATACATCATTCTTCAGACAGGTCCAATGCGcacaaatgtaacatttattcatCACGTTTTTAGGAGTTGGAGTGTCGCATGAAGCTGCTGGCGGCGGCTGAACGGGAAAAGAGCTGTGCGGTGCAGGTTAAAACCGAGGAGCCTGACCCAGTGACCTGCGACTCCAAACCCGACCCTGACCTCCTGCTAcaccagcagtggcagctgaACCTGCTGGAACACATCGAAGCCGTGCAGGATGAGGTTAGCCACAGGATGGATCTCATCGAGAGAGAGCTGGATGGTGAGCATTGAACAAACTCTGACTTGATTTAATAACTGTATGATTTCTTTTGTCCTGTCACTTGTTCCATCACCCCCACGTATTGTGTTGAGAGACCATGTGTTTCCGTACCAAACTATATAACATGCatacttattaaaaataaataaatatgtatatatatttgatctCAGCATGACTGCTTCTGTGCCACTCAGTAAAAAAGGCCACCAGTAGGAGGACAGCACAGAATTATGTAAAACCCCAGGGGGCAAATGTACCAGTGGCCATGCCAAAGTAGAAATGATTCATAGATTTAATTTAATACTTCAAACTCACGTTGAAGAATCATCTCATTGTGGTGTAACGATGTGCTCTAGTTTCAGGAGCCCTCATTTTATGATGCTGGCTTTAGATTCGATTTTTAGAATACATTCAGCAAatcttgacttttttttttctttcaaccaTGAACACAGCAAAACTAGCCTTTATAAAAGGAATGTGAAAATTGCTATGAATTAAAGCTAAACAAATGTTATGTTCGCCATATTTTAATAAAGGTTCACTATCAGAATTAATAGATAACTTTGAATTCTTCTGGAACTTTTACTTCAACAAAGTGTCTGAACTGGTGACTTCAAGTAAAAGAAGCATATCTAGAAGATACAGCATGAGAAATTACCTAAAATGGTCTAACATTCCTGATTTTTGTGTTTGAAAGTtataatgtaaaaactataatgCGTGTTGCAATCTGCATGCTAGCAATGGCAGAGCGCAATATCACAACCAACTTGCTTGCCATGTTTAAACCGAATGGGCTGTTTCGACTGCGACCTCTGGTGTTCGAATAGTGTAAGTGCAGAATCCTTAGTACGCTGATTTGCATGTCGAGAACGTTTTGGCATCACAATGCATCATTAGAAACCTAATATATCTTGATGTTTTGAATGATCCCAGATCACATCGATAGACTAATGCAAAGtgtaatttttctttaatgtcAGGTCTGTTATTTGTTTATCATACAATATGAATTGGAAAACTGTGTTCTCACAAGGTCTTGTTATTGAATGCAGCCAGTGTagtaaatcatatttaaatgttCTGAGATCTGCTTGATCTCCATCTGGTTCAAAAGATCTGTAGGAAAGCTTACAGTGAAAACTGACTaaactttaatatttaaaaacaaataaatgggcATCCAAatgtagtatataatatatgtttaACAGAGGCATGCAACACTTGGCACTGAAGTACTTGAACGCTGTTTGGGACATGACTTTATTCTACAGATGTTTTTATTGCATAATTGGTTTCAGGATAAAGTTATTTGATAGAATTAGAATAGAATTGGAATAGAATTCCTTTTATGTGTAATTGTGATTATTAATTACTATATAGCTGGATGGAtgacacttcttttttttttttttttttttcttttctctctgttaTTGTTCAGTTTTAGAAAGTTGGCTTGACTACACAGGTGAGCTGGAGCCTCCAGAACCTCTGGCGCGACTCCCGCAACTCAAACACCGCATCAGACAGCTACTGACAGACCTGGGAACAGTGCAGCAGATTGCATTGTGCTCTTCATCCACATGAGGGCGTCAGAACGCACACATCTCCTCGGAAGCATACAGAAGAGGAGACATGGAATTTTTTGAGACTTGAACCTGAACTAAAGCGGATAAAGAAGTGGCTTCTATGCTGTGAGGAAAACTGAGAGACAAAGCAAACTAACcagtgcagacaaaagaagaaagaaatgactTGAACGTTTAATATGTTAAAAAGGTTTGAATGTGGTTCAGGTTTAGGCATCAGTTATGCcttgtttttcccttttttttttttttttttttttttgaaggactAAAATGGCATTATACCCAAGGGATATTATTTTggttataaaacaattttttcagCACTTAAATTTAATGatcatgaataaaatattttattcaggcAGGTCGATTTTTCTTTCTGCTAACGTTATGCAAAGCCACCCTTTCATACATGACCGATTTGTCAAGAACTGCTAGAAAATTTGCCATCTTCATACGAAGAGACTCCAAGGCAGTGACTGTGGATTTGTAGCTGTTAAACATGGGAAATGTTTAAAGGAGCTTCTATTTTAATCTCAATGTACTTGCATCttgcttttatatttgtattcaaaTAGACAATGTAAATTGCCTAtccgtaaaaaaaaaccctgtaattcatgtttttgtttgtttttttccccctatttgATCAAAACTGTAATGTTTACTGTGACTAAGTCTGCATTCATAAGTACAATAATCATGATAATAACTTTACCTTTATCCCTTGTGTATTCTGTAGTACTGTTCCTCTCATGTctgccatttatatatatatatataacgagCACAAAAAGGGTAtcatatttctttcctttttttttttgtatttttccacaAGCTCTTATAGCATActgtactgtttttgttttttccgtTTCCATTTTAGGGCACTAGATGCTCTTTTAACTTATTGAAATTGAGAATTTAAGTTATTGCTTCagctcttgtttttctttttttttttcctggtccGGGCATGTGTCTGTTTGTATGCTGAGTTATGGACAGAAtgatgtaagtgtgtgtgtgtgtgtgtgtgtgtgtgtgtgtgtgcgagagcgagagcgagcgAGCGCGAGCGTCAGAGGAGCAGATGGGACCTCAGCATGTGTTTAAGAGAGTGGAGTTCAGTGCCCATTTCTCAAATACGTTTCCTTTCAGTTTTTGATATTCCAGTGCAACATATTCTAATgtaacaatatacatttttttccaacaaaTTTGATCCTCAAACTGTGGGAGACACTGATGTTATGTTGCGTGTCTGCCCTCCTTCATCCCACAGTCACTGGAAATACAGTAATCAGACctgattattttataaaacatttaagcaCTTTGTGGCGTCCAAATTCTTTTGGActtctcaataaaaaaaacaccgtCTCCATAATGCCATGGAAACATGGGTAATCCTTTGTTGTGCTTAACCATGCATTAGCTGaagccaagaaaaataaaaatgtcctgTACGTGCAGCTTCATAAGTCTGTGTTCAGTGTCGTGTTTATCTTTGGTTATGTTTTAGATTTTCTGGTGCTGTGATCATCAATGGGTTAACAATTAATCATCTTTGTTTTCACATTCCGTTTTGTTTACCACATCTGTCCTGCTGCTAGCATGAATTTCAGTGGCATAAACACAGTGCGTGTGTGAGAAACGATTACTGGAACTCTGGACGTGAATAAAtgtgacattgcagaagcttGTCGACACAATGCCACGGCAAATGCGTGCCGTAATCAAAGCTAATGGCGATCCAATGAAATATTAGTGTGACCTTTTTT from Silurus meridionalis isolate SWU-2019-XX chromosome 16, ASM1480568v1, whole genome shotgun sequence encodes the following:
- the phf20b gene encoding PHD finger protein 20b isoform X4 produces the protein MTKTPPHRRGITFEVGAPLEARDSLKNWYAANIEKIDYEDEKVLVHYRQWSHRYDEWFDWSSPYLRPVERIQLRRQGLQEHNMAPGFQINQKVLASWSDCRYYPAKILSRDKDDFYTVKFFDGVVKTVKGIKIKPFSKENASNKPGQPSRKRAAGKNCKAKENGRNHQDDETESEEEDSKAMDECIKFQDTKPPEKEQPELMSGHEAQEDAPSSGDIKTKAEENGGEEAMEINGGVGEEEKKVGAPQNGTHESCGEGKEKDEKEKESTDGQNRRAKGRVVEEKDTEQASAPELRKRRASMGQTPPSKRSRANTTDRNSRSQIRAARSDSAPESFSDQDGLCQTGLLENPKPNVQTESNPDLAALLQRQVHLPTTNKYSREPLYRVIKNQPPPILSIELDHNPFKCQVPGCTKSFRKASLLHYHMKYYHSESELCSSHSPHTHNSESQAQESHMHSSETPRRRRTVSASLDTPSPLSDSKSSHTPSPHTTNGVHRQRSSSHCERSKENQHTNRTLHDDRDWVTMETEREKRRDKKQRDFCIKPKKKRRKKKRSKSGEDSGSDWSTDSPLWSEEESETGLDLSTSFSEQGVETCDECLCWQHGTCMGLYEDSVPDTYSCYICRDPPAQRQSQRYWYDKDWLSSGHMYGLPFLEENYSHQNSKKMAATHQLLGDVHRVFEVLNGLQLKMSILQAQAHPDLKLWRQPWKPSDGILRKGTGHSGLTTPSPSSPRTADSTDGEQVNPKQPVNPTCSFQTSYISSEHCYQKPHAYYPALEQRLVVETRNTEELLELETRRLQLTNAKELECRMKLLAAAEREKSCAVQVKTEEPDPVTCDSKPDPDLLLHQQWQLNLLEHIEAVQDEVSHRMDLIERELDVLESWLDYTGELEPPEPLARLPQLKHRIRQLLTDLGTVQQIALCSSST